In a genomic window of Pseudomonas mohnii:
- a CDS encoding transporter substrate-binding domain-containing protein, whose protein sequence is MHRRPSLFKACVFLFAASAAAVGVAQAADSKLDSVLARGKLIVGTGSTNAPWHFQGADGKLQGFDIDIGHMIAKGLFNDPSKVEYVVQSSDARIPNLLTDKVDISCQFITVTASRAQQVAFTLPYYREGVGLLLPANSKYKEIDDMKAAGDSLTVAVLQNVYAEELVHQALPKAKVDQYDSVDLMYQAVNSGRADAAATDQSSVKYLMVQNPGRYRSPAYAWSPQTYACAVKRGDQDWLNFVNTTLHEAMTGVEFPAYAASFKQWFGVDLPTPAIGFPVEFK, encoded by the coding sequence ATGCATCGCCGTCCTTCCTTGTTCAAAGCGTGTGTTTTTCTTTTCGCAGCGTCTGCTGCTGCCGTGGGCGTGGCCCAGGCAGCTGACAGCAAGCTCGATAGCGTTCTGGCCCGCGGCAAACTGATTGTGGGCACCGGCAGCACCAATGCGCCGTGGCACTTCCAGGGGGCGGACGGCAAGTTGCAGGGTTTCGATATTGATATCGGGCACATGATCGCCAAGGGCTTGTTCAACGACCCGAGCAAGGTTGAGTACGTGGTGCAGTCGTCCGATGCGCGGATTCCCAACCTGCTGACCGACAAGGTCGATATCAGTTGCCAGTTCATCACCGTGACCGCCAGCCGTGCGCAGCAAGTGGCGTTTACGCTGCCGTACTACCGCGAAGGTGTTGGCCTGTTGTTACCGGCCAACAGCAAGTACAAGGAAATCGATGACATGAAAGCCGCCGGTGACAGCCTTACCGTGGCGGTGCTGCAAAACGTCTATGCCGAAGAGTTGGTGCATCAGGCATTGCCCAAGGCCAAGGTCGATCAGTACGACAGCGTGGACCTGATGTATCAGGCGGTGAACTCGGGCCGTGCCGACGCCGCGGCCACCGACCAGTCCTCGGTGAAATACCTGATGGTGCAAAACCCTGGCCGCTACCGCAGCCCGGCTTACGCCTGGAGCCCACAGACTTACGCTTGCGCCGTTAAACGCGGCGATCAGGATTGGCTGAACTTCGTCAACACCACGCTGCATGAAGCCATGACTGGCGTTGAGTTCCCGGCTTACGCGGCGTCGTTCAAGCAGTGGTTCGGTGTCGATCTGCCGACGCCTGCCATCGGTTTCCCCGTCGAATTCAAATGA